In the genome of Methanomassiliicoccales archaeon, one region contains:
- a CDS encoding Ig-like domain-containing protein — MAQKKKKEPEVKEEYTFIAPDFNEREFLEKDLSGTKAVLFTAVFAVLFGAVAYLTTGISVTLGLMLIIVGAFTLRYIFKALPINISTIENKTWIGNGIMFFFLALGIWIILLNPPFGDAIDPQLNDLQIWAGDSQLTNFNNVPLNASVTFNITAMDNGNLNSVQFKLLGDTPQSWNMTIGEDGRWEHTMTFTQTATYNFVITATDDAGNVETLQRSILVV; from the coding sequence ATGGCCCAGAAGAAAAAAAAGGAGCCAGAGGTCAAAGAGGAGTATACATTCATAGCTCCTGACTTCAACGAGAGGGAGTTCTTGGAGAAGGACCTGTCTGGAACCAAGGCCGTTTTGTTCACTGCGGTTTTCGCTGTCCTGTTCGGTGCAGTGGCGTACTTGACCACTGGGATCAGCGTGACATTGGGGTTGATGTTGATAATCGTTGGCGCTTTTACCCTGAGATACATATTCAAGGCATTACCAATCAATATCAGCACCATTGAGAACAAGACCTGGATCGGAAACGGTATAATGTTCTTCTTCCTCGCACTGGGCATCTGGATAATTTTACTGAACCCTCCGTTTGGGGACGCCATCGATCCGCAGCTCAACGACCTTCAAATATGGGCGGGCGACAGTCAGCTGACCAACTTCAACAACGTGCCCTTGAACGCATCGGTGACCTTCAACATCACCGCGATGGACAACGGCAACCTGAACTCGGTGCAGTTCAAATTGTTAGGTGATACGCCGCAAAGTTGGAATATGACGATAGGAGAGGATGGTCGTTGGGAACATACGATGACCTTTACTCAAACGGCCACCTACAACTTCGTGATCACCGCCACGGACGATGCTGGCAACGTTGAAACACTTCAGCGAAGTATATTGGTGGTCTAA
- the radA gene encoding DNA repair and recombination protein RadA, translating into MASVNIEELPGVGPATAEKLREAGYTNLMTIAVESPKTLADACDIGEATALKIIDAAKRAADVGGFEPGDVILERRRNLSRLTTGSKAFDELLGNGLESQSIVEFYGEFGSGKTQICFQLAVNATLPVEKGGLDGDVVIIDTENTFRPERIVQMATALDLDPEAVLKRIHVARAYNSSHQMLLVEKAADICKMYPIRLMIVDSLTAHFRAEFVGRGTLAERQGLLNKHMHELLAFAEVNNSVIAVTNQVSSKPDAFFGDPTRPVGGHIVGHASTYRLYLRKSKGTRRIARLIDSPDRPEAEVVFNVTEEGVRD; encoded by the coding sequence ATGGCTAGCGTCAACATTGAAGAGTTGCCTGGAGTAGGACCTGCAACTGCCGAAAAACTGAGAGAAGCGGGATATACCAATCTGATGACCATAGCAGTGGAATCGCCCAAGACCTTGGCCGATGCCTGCGATATCGGAGAGGCCACCGCCTTGAAGATCATTGATGCTGCCAAGAGGGCCGCCGATGTCGGTGGTTTCGAGCCGGGGGACGTGATTTTAGAGCGGCGGCGAAATCTTAGTCGTTTAACCACCGGCTCCAAAGCATTCGACGAACTACTGGGTAACGGTCTGGAATCCCAATCCATTGTAGAGTTTTACGGTGAGTTCGGCAGTGGAAAGACCCAGATATGCTTCCAATTGGCGGTCAACGCCACATTGCCCGTAGAAAAGGGTGGTTTGGACGGAGACGTGGTCATAATCGATACCGAGAACACCTTCCGTCCGGAGAGGATCGTTCAGATGGCCACTGCTCTGGACCTCGATCCCGAAGCGGTACTGAAGCGCATTCACGTGGCCCGCGCTTACAATTCCTCCCACCAGATGCTTCTTGTGGAGAAGGCGGCGGATATTTGCAAGATGTATCCCATACGCCTGATGATCGTTGACTCGCTTACCGCCCACTTCCGAGCAGAGTTCGTAGGAAGGGGGACCCTGGCTGAGAGGCAGGGACTGTTGAACAAGCATATGCACGAGCTGTTGGCCTTCGCTGAGGTCAACAATTCTGTCATCGCCGTCACCAACCAGGTCTCTTCCAAACCTGACGCGTTCTTTGGCGACCCGACCAGGCCCGTAGGAGGGCATATCGTGGGTCACGCCTCCACATATCGGTTATACCTGAGGAAGAGCAAGGGAACAAGGCGCATCGCCCGATTGATCGACTCCCCCGACCGTCCTGAGGCCGAAGTGGTCTTCAACGTGACCGAGGAAGGCGTCAGGGACTGA
- a CDS encoding methyltransferase domain-containing protein, which translates to MPRQPVLFELSGEHPTLPQAEALACLGAESPGFRQIGSGPGFLLVECQPEHLPSVADRLALTHRIGQYMGSSSLERLEETAVELPLPSGSLCIRIKKVEGQYPEVDTFELVKKLGHALSKEHPIDLTSPDLNLRVLLSDRVHFFLGQFEIDRKQFDRRKVAERPYFSPISLHPRFARALVNLTGVHRGETVLDPFCGTGGIVLEAALLGMKAIGSDIDPLMVDGCRRNLEHFGVSGAVVEVSDIGDIHQKFGDVNAVATDPPYGRAASTNKEEINGLYDRGLIAMAESLVPGGRLGLVLPREIAAEGLELMQVHRQRVHRSLTRYYHLFTRPLQ; encoded by the coding sequence ATGCCCCGGCAACCGGTCCTGTTTGAGCTTTCGGGTGAACATCCTACACTGCCCCAGGCCGAGGCCTTGGCCTGTCTGGGAGCAGAATCACCCGGTTTCCGTCAAATAGGTTCGGGGCCTGGTTTTCTATTGGTCGAGTGCCAACCTGAACATTTACCATCTGTCGCCGACCGATTGGCGTTGACCCACCGCATAGGTCAATACATGGGAAGCTCGTCATTGGAACGGTTGGAGGAGACCGCGGTCGAGCTTCCTTTACCAAGCGGCAGCCTGTGCATCCGTATAAAAAAAGTAGAAGGTCAGTACCCTGAGGTGGACACCTTCGAACTGGTGAAAAAGCTCGGGCACGCGCTCTCCAAAGAGCATCCTATCGATCTGACCTCACCTGATCTGAACTTAAGGGTCCTGCTTTCCGATCGGGTACATTTTTTCCTTGGTCAGTTCGAGATCGATCGTAAACAGTTTGACCGGCGAAAGGTGGCAGAGCGTCCTTACTTTTCCCCGATATCACTGCATCCTCGATTCGCTCGGGCTTTGGTGAACCTTACAGGAGTGCATCGGGGAGAGACCGTACTGGACCCTTTTTGCGGGACGGGCGGAATCGTACTGGAAGCCGCCCTCCTAGGAATGAAGGCCATAGGCTCGGACATTGACCCTTTGATGGTAGATGGTTGCCGACGCAATCTGGAACATTTCGGTGTTAGCGGAGCGGTGGTAGAGGTCTCCGACATCGGCGATATCCATCAAAAATTTGGAGACGTCAACGCCGTTGCCACCGATCCCCCCTATGGACGGGCTGCAAGCACGAATAAAGAGGAGATAAATGGTCTCTACGATAGGGGGCTCATAGCAATGGCCGAGTCACTGGTCCCTGGGGGCCGATTAGGCTTGGTGCTCCCCCGAGAGATCGCCGCGGAAGGGTTGGAACTGATGCAAGTTCACAGGCAGCGGGTACACCGCTCCCTGACAAGATATTACCACCTGTTCACTCGACCCTTACAATGA
- a CDS encoding site-2 protease family protein, whose amino-acid sequence MASPEPAAEVESIKAAVSKYFSIYDVKVSYEALSFYISPDLQMLEKNFNKLRSEFKEKRLIPVLKYQGGEYTINVVKRPDQKTRGLWVNGILLAITLITTIFAGAVLWASYDGNNDLMRLDNFFWGGLFFALPLMAILGTHEVCHYLAAKRHGVAASLPFFIPSIPPLGTFGAFISMRDPIPDRRSLVDIGAAGPLGGLLVTIPVTLIGLWLTSLGTPSSGMIGDEGAISIMIQPLYALLALFIPLAENVSLHPTAFAAWVGFLVTAINLLPAGQLDGGHIARGLLGDKSKYLSYATVAMLLVLGLFYTGWLIFALLIVFLGLKHPAPLNDVSKLNGKGKAIGALTLAILLITFSPIPLMEITPDHSFTMDVPGGNETTIMAGSSIYFIMYINNTGNTNLNITMDVMQVPNDWSASLYLQGHTEDNSTDLLDLAIPYENGTVVVLKVTVPMGEDNISRELLVKTVSLTAQGTTYLRVDQTFIVRVE is encoded by the coding sequence ATGGCTTCACCCGAACCAGCGGCCGAAGTGGAATCGATCAAAGCCGCCGTTTCCAAGTATTTCTCGATCTATGATGTAAAGGTCAGTTACGAAGCCCTCTCCTTCTACATCTCTCCGGACCTGCAGATGCTGGAGAAGAACTTCAACAAGCTACGTTCGGAGTTCAAGGAAAAACGCTTGATCCCGGTGCTCAAGTACCAGGGTGGGGAGTACACCATCAATGTGGTCAAACGGCCTGACCAAAAGACCCGCGGTCTCTGGGTCAACGGTATCTTATTGGCCATTACACTGATCACAACCATCTTCGCCGGGGCTGTTCTTTGGGCAAGTTACGATGGCAACAATGACCTGATGCGTTTGGACAACTTCTTTTGGGGAGGACTGTTCTTTGCCTTGCCCCTTATGGCCATTCTCGGAACGCACGAGGTGTGCCATTACCTAGCGGCCAAGAGGCATGGTGTGGCCGCATCCTTGCCGTTCTTCATTCCCTCGATACCGCCGCTCGGTACCTTCGGGGCGTTCATATCCATGAGGGACCCCATTCCAGACCGTCGTTCACTAGTGGACATCGGCGCGGCCGGTCCATTGGGAGGCCTGTTAGTCACGATCCCGGTGACGCTGATAGGATTGTGGTTGACCTCGCTCGGAACTCCCTCCAGCGGCATGATCGGAGATGAAGGCGCGATCTCCATAATGATACAACCGCTATACGCCCTGCTGGCTCTTTTCATCCCTCTGGCAGAGAATGTTTCCCTGCACCCCACGGCCTTCGCCGCCTGGGTAGGTTTCTTGGTAACGGCGATCAATCTGTTGCCGGCCGGACAGCTGGACGGTGGGCATATAGCGCGCGGTCTGTTAGGTGACAAGTCCAAGTACCTGAGCTATGCCACGGTGGCCATGCTCCTTGTTCTGGGCCTTTTCTACACAGGTTGGCTGATCTTCGCCCTGCTCATCGTATTCCTGGGGCTCAAGCACCCCGCCCCCTTGAACGACGTGTCCAAGCTGAACGGGAAAGGGAAGGCCATAGGCGCCCTGACATTGGCGATATTGCTGATCACCTTCTCCCCCATACCCTTGATGGAGATCACCCCTGACCACTCTTTCACTATGGATGTTCCCGGAGGGAACGAGACCACCATCATGGCAGGTTCCTCGATCTACTTCATAATGTACATCAACAACACTGGCAACACTAACCTCAATATTACGATGGATGTCATGCAGGTGCCCAACGATTGGAGTGCCTCGTTGTATCTGCAAGGTCATACAGAGGACAATTCCACGGATCTGCTGGACCTTGCCATTCCATACGAGAACGGTACGGTGGTCGTATTGAAGGTCACAGTTCCCATGGGGGAAGATAACATTTCCCGGGAGCTATTGGTGAAGACCGTATCACTGACGGCGCAAGGGACGACCTATCTGAGGGTTGATCAGACCTTCATTGTAAGGGTCGAGTGA
- a CDS encoding UbiA family prenyltransferase, with product MIPLFQLFRTGNVVMGVLGLLMGVLIAAGTGILDHWMPIAWASLAVFTFIAGGNSLNDYTDRNVDKLAHPERPLPSGRMTPKQVLNISIACFLISFFASLALNLESTIIVILAIVLMLTYEVRLKKDALTGNLEIALLTGMLFLLGGAIVGMMERTYIIALLAFLAILGREIIKDIEDMEGDFDRLTLPKKIGARNAGYLASAFFLIAVGLSPLPYLDGIFGIWYLGGVLFADATFIYCSIVHFRNPTKGQKMAKYGMLLALLAFLVGGLL from the coding sequence GTGATTCCGTTATTTCAGCTCTTCCGGACCGGCAACGTCGTTATGGGGGTGCTCGGACTGTTGATGGGAGTGCTCATTGCTGCTGGAACAGGAATACTAGATCATTGGATGCCTATCGCCTGGGCCTCGCTGGCAGTATTCACATTCATAGCTGGTGGTAATTCCCTGAACGATTACACAGATCGCAATGTGGATAAACTAGCTCACCCGGAACGGCCGCTTCCCTCTGGAAGGATGACCCCGAAACAGGTGCTTAATATTTCCATCGCCTGCTTTCTCATCTCTTTCTTTGCATCATTGGCTTTGAACTTGGAATCCACGATCATTGTTATCCTGGCGATCGTACTCATGCTCACATACGAGGTGCGATTGAAAAAGGACGCCCTTACCGGTAACTTGGAGATCGCCTTGCTGACGGGAATGCTGTTCCTGCTAGGCGGGGCTATCGTCGGTATGATGGAACGCACATACATAATCGCCTTACTGGCATTCCTGGCAATTCTGGGCAGGGAGATCATTAAGGACATCGAGGACATGGAAGGGGACTTCGACCGGTTGACACTTCCCAAGAAGATAGGGGCGAGGAACGCCGGGTATCTGGCCAGCGCGTTTTTCCTGATCGCCGTAGGCCTGAGCCCACTCCCGTATTTGGACGGTATTTTCGGCATCTGGTACCTGGGCGGGGTATTGTTCGCCGATGCAACGTTTATATATTGCTCCATAGTTCATTTTCGAAACCCGACAAAAGGACAGAAGATGGCTAAATACGGCATGCTATTGGCCCTGCTGGCCTTCTTAGTAGGGGGATTACTGTGA
- a CDS encoding geranylgeranylglyceryl/heptaprenylglyceryl phosphate synthase, producing MNVKEYIIEKVKKGTMHMTLLDPAKQSPERAAEMATIAAGMDTDAIMVGGSTGVTSENLDATILAIKEKVSLPVIYFPSGAHALSQHADAMYFMSMLNSLSVNHVIGEQMKGAPIIKKLGVPTLSMGYIIIEPGMKVGEVGKAKLIPRNDLKTAAAFALAAEYLGMEFVYLEAGSGAPEPVSSEMITAVKKSISVPLLIGGGIRDAKTAERVRLAGADIVVTGTVVENGELGEDLKKLIHAAKGIA from the coding sequence GTGAACGTCAAGGAATACATCATAGAGAAGGTGAAGAAGGGGACCATGCACATGACCTTGCTGGACCCGGCGAAGCAAAGTCCGGAACGGGCCGCTGAGATGGCCACCATCGCTGCGGGGATGGACACCGATGCCATCATGGTCGGAGGCTCCACCGGCGTGACCAGCGAGAACCTGGACGCCACGATACTGGCCATCAAGGAGAAGGTTTCGCTGCCTGTGATATACTTTCCCTCCGGAGCTCACGCCCTGTCTCAACACGCCGATGCCATGTACTTCATGAGCATGCTTAACAGCCTCAGCGTGAACCACGTCATAGGGGAGCAGATGAAAGGCGCCCCCATCATCAAGAAGCTAGGCGTTCCGACGTTGTCCATGGGTTATATTATCATAGAACCAGGGATGAAGGTTGGAGAGGTTGGAAAAGCCAAGCTCATTCCTAGGAACGACCTCAAGACCGCCGCGGCCTTTGCCCTGGCCGCAGAGTACTTGGGCATGGAGTTTGTCTATCTCGAGGCTGGCAGCGGCGCTCCAGAACCGGTGTCCTCAGAAATGATCACCGCGGTGAAGAAGTCAATTTCCGTTCCCTTGTTGATCGGTGGCGGCATTCGTGACGCTAAAACGGCCGAACGGGTGCGCTTGGCCGGAGCGGACATCGTGGTAACCGGAACTGTGGTTGAGAACGGTGAGCTGGGCGAGGACCTTAAGAAACTGATCCACGCGGCTAAGGGGATCGCCTGA
- the pdxT gene encoding pyridoxal 5'-phosphate synthase glutaminase subunit PdxT translates to MKVGVISVQGAVPEHLHMSQIALDELGKKGQAIAVRRLDDIRSIDCLIIPGGESTTISKLLRKFQLFDEIVDMGRNGTPIMGTCAGCVLLAKEGGEQAEKTGTELLSLMDMAVDRNAFGRQRESFEAPLMVNGSGSPFPGIFIRAPLITKVWGDCQVLSRHQGEAVMARQDNLLALSFHPELTTDTRMHQLLFSLV, encoded by the coding sequence ATGAAGGTGGGGGTCATATCCGTTCAGGGTGCCGTTCCCGAACACCTGCACATGTCCCAGATCGCATTGGACGAATTGGGGAAAAAAGGGCAGGCCATTGCCGTACGGCGATTGGACGATATTAGATCGATCGATTGTCTCATCATCCCGGGTGGGGAGAGCACTACCATCTCCAAGCTTTTACGTAAGTTCCAACTCTTCGACGAAATAGTCGACATGGGTCGGAACGGCACGCCTATAATGGGCACATGCGCCGGCTGTGTTCTGCTGGCCAAGGAGGGAGGTGAGCAGGCGGAAAAGACCGGGACCGAACTTCTATCTTTGATGGATATGGCGGTGGACCGCAACGCCTTCGGCCGGCAACGGGAATCGTTCGAGGCACCGTTAATGGTAAACGGATCAGGATCTCCCTTCCCTGGAATTTTCATACGCGCTCCTTTGATCACCAAGGTCTGGGGTGACTGCCAGGTGCTTTCCAGACATCAAGGTGAGGCGGTAATGGCTCGACAAGATAATCTGCTGGCTTTATCATTCCATCCCGAGCTGACCACGGACACCCGAATGCACCAGCTACTTTTCTCGTTAGTGTAA
- a CDS encoding AMP-binding protein, translating into MSIKSRITIAYARTKLSSRKVAEGVENPLHDWVELKVRNTFKQDPEFRKALGRSSLDEIDRKIFEEYQLYRFRKQLAYVMQNSYYYQKKYGEAGVVPEAIRTMDDLNKVPLTEPDDLAEEPFLFLCQSQSKIARTFSTSGTSGKNKRLFYTRDDLLNIIDSIAAALRSAGLRSNETLHIMFPAVVAWDPSLMLEGACKVAGLKSVVCSEVDVDEQMRVMKENQARVIIGLTSFIYRITVLAREKYDLRSLGVKAIICSSEPLSEAVRREMEGAWGCKCLSQYGMTEMGLATTIECQEQTGLHINEADFMVEVIDPDTGKRLPPGKEGELVWTSLSFQGSPLLRYRSYDISHYIEPPCECGHVTIGKIGKPKGRRDSATKIGLGKHIFPVLFDEAIMNVRGVLNYQLVLDKPSFRDRLHFTVEFNGDMEEGKVNVLEAILALEEIKTGLENDLLDPIEVEMKEVSNDFTPKMKPIVDKRRRFDG; encoded by the coding sequence ATGAGCATCAAGAGCCGCATCACCATCGCCTACGCCCGTACCAAGCTCTCCTCCCGGAAAGTGGCAGAAGGCGTTGAGAACCCTTTGCACGACTGGGTTGAGCTGAAGGTGCGAAACACCTTCAAGCAGGACCCGGAGTTCAGAAAGGCATTGGGCAGAAGTTCATTGGATGAGATAGATCGGAAGATCTTCGAAGAGTACCAGCTGTATCGATTCCGCAAACAGTTGGCCTATGTGATGCAGAACAGCTACTACTATCAGAAGAAGTACGGTGAGGCCGGCGTGGTCCCCGAGGCGATCAGGACAATGGATGACCTGAACAAGGTGCCATTGACCGAACCGGACGATCTGGCCGAGGAACCGTTCCTCTTCCTATGCCAATCACAAAGCAAGATCGCCCGCACCTTCTCGACTTCTGGAACGTCCGGAAAGAACAAACGCCTGTTCTACACCCGTGACGATCTTCTGAACATCATCGACTCCATTGCCGCGGCCCTGCGTTCCGCCGGGCTGCGGAGCAACGAGACCCTCCACATAATGTTCCCGGCGGTGGTGGCCTGGGACCCTAGTTTGATGCTCGAGGGGGCTTGCAAAGTGGCCGGCCTGAAATCGGTGGTATGTTCCGAGGTGGACGTCGATGAGCAGATGAGGGTCATGAAGGAGAATCAGGCCCGGGTAATAATCGGTCTCACCTCCTTCATTTATCGGATCACGGTCCTCGCCCGGGAGAAGTACGACCTCCGTTCTTTGGGCGTCAAGGCCATCATCTGCTCCTCCGAGCCGCTCTCCGAGGCCGTGCGGCGGGAGATGGAAGGGGCCTGGGGGTGCAAATGCCTAAGCCAGTATGGCATGACCGAGATGGGGTTGGCCACCACGATCGAGTGTCAGGAACAAACGGGATTGCACATCAATGAGGCCGATTTCATGGTGGAGGTCATTGACCCAGACACCGGGAAACGCCTTCCACCGGGCAAGGAAGGAGAATTGGTATGGACCTCCCTGAGCTTCCAAGGCTCACCCCTATTGCGTTACCGTTCCTACGATATATCGCACTACATCGAACCGCCATGCGAATGCGGTCACGTCACCATAGGTAAGATCGGCAAACCCAAGGGGCGCCGGGACTCAGCGACGAAGATCGGTCTGGGAAAGCATATTTTCCCGGTGCTGTTCGATGAGGCCATAATGAATGTCCGCGGGGTGCTCAACTACCAGTTGGTGCTCGATAAGCCCTCCTTCAGGGACCGTCTTCATTTTACAGTGGAGTTCAACGGGGACATGGAGGAAGGCAAGGTGAACGTGCTGGAGGCAATTCTGGCCTTGGAGGAGATCAAGACCGGTCTGGAAAATGACCTACTGGATCCCATCGAGGTGGAGATGAAGGAGGTCTCCAATGATTTCACCCCCAAGATGAAGCCAATTGTGGACAAGAGACGGAGATTCGACGGTTAG
- a CDS encoding DUF169 domain-containing protein, which produces MPDKERVRQAREFRSLLNLGTYPIGVKLFEKASDALAVRGARNLRSTATCHMAALARHYREDGVCVSTTHGLKCLWGLSCLGMIQTPERLVNGELNRPFTKNDEAAKALQDEIFMLGNEGQRYNALLVGPLDHMPVEPDVVVAYMTPGQALKVLLGYEYAEGRVLRGTIAGQSSVCSAIAKVIAGEDMVMDIPCVGDRMWGLVPDDHLVMAISPKIIDNLLAGMKATDSFSSHPFRPFLHWSVIFPPDMEAHGKERE; this is translated from the coding sequence ATGCCGGACAAGGAGCGGGTGAGGCAGGCCAGAGAGTTCCGTTCACTGCTGAATCTAGGGACCTACCCCATAGGGGTCAAGCTGTTCGAGAAGGCCTCCGACGCTCTGGCGGTTCGGGGTGCGCGCAACCTGCGTTCGACGGCCACCTGCCATATGGCGGCCCTGGCTCGACATTATCGAGAAGATGGTGTATGCGTATCCACCACCCACGGTTTGAAGTGTCTATGGGGCCTGTCCTGCCTAGGAATGATCCAGACCCCGGAAAGATTGGTCAACGGAGAACTGAACAGACCTTTCACCAAGAATGATGAGGCGGCAAAGGCCCTGCAGGATGAGATATTCATGTTGGGCAACGAAGGGCAAAGGTACAACGCTCTTCTCGTGGGTCCTCTGGACCATATGCCGGTCGAACCGGATGTGGTGGTCGCCTATATGACCCCGGGGCAGGCCTTGAAGGTGCTGCTGGGATACGAATACGCGGAAGGACGGGTTCTACGAGGGACCATCGCCGGTCAATCCTCGGTCTGCTCTGCGATCGCCAAGGTCATCGCAGGTGAGGACATGGTGATGGACATACCTTGCGTGGGGGACCGGATGTGGGGACTCGTACCAGACGACCATCTGGTCATGGCCATTTCCCCGAAGATCATCGATAATTTGTTGGCGGGTATGAAGGCCACCGATTCATTTTCCTCCCACCCTTTCCGTCCTTTCCTACATTGGTCGGTCATATTTCCTCCGGATATGGAGGCACACGGAAAGGAGCGGGAGTAA
- a CDS encoding radical SAM protein, with protein MSEVIGHTNSLCPKCLKTVPATKIAEDDKVYLLKECPEHGTEKVLIWRGVADYEDMKRYAAVQSKPLRLAVKEDNNCPQICGLCPDHVQHTCLVVMEITNGCNLKCPVCFASANERYKFSPSIEVIKGMYQTMLDYVDHPICVQISGGEPTIRDDLPEIVRMGKVMGIDHIEVNTNGIRFAEDIEFLQTIKDAGVDSLYFSFDGLHGDIYKQTCGRDILAQKLKCIENCEKVGMGITLVCVVSPNINLDRVGEVINFAKSKVPTIKGVHFQPISYFGRFPISPKDEDRVTIPDLLKAIEEQTNGELTVDSFVPTSCSNVHCDAKSMSVVMEDGSLFPLTSRALGPPKDTKAIATKTRTEISDLWRFIEDSLKIEEEGEEVNEWGSFVDRAKTNYLTVSTMAFQDAWTSETERFRNCCIHTVTPDGKLIPFCLFNINSQEGKTLYRHEMWSKFSEK; from the coding sequence ATGAGCGAGGTCATTGGTCATACGAACAGTCTCTGCCCCAAATGCCTGAAGACCGTCCCCGCTACCAAGATAGCCGAGGACGACAAGGTATATCTGCTGAAGGAATGCCCAGAGCACGGTACTGAGAAGGTGCTTATCTGGAGGGGCGTGGCAGATTACGAGGACATGAAGAGGTACGCGGCGGTGCAGTCAAAGCCCCTGCGTTTGGCCGTCAAGGAGGACAACAATTGCCCGCAGATCTGCGGATTGTGCCCCGATCACGTGCAACACACCTGCCTGGTGGTCATGGAGATCACCAACGGCTGCAATCTGAAGTGTCCAGTGTGCTTTGCCAGCGCCAATGAGCGTTACAAGTTCAGCCCTTCGATCGAGGTCATAAAGGGCATGTACCAGACAATGCTGGACTATGTGGATCACCCCATTTGCGTGCAGATCAGCGGCGGTGAGCCGACCATTCGCGACGATCTGCCGGAGATCGTCCGCATGGGCAAGGTCATGGGCATCGATCACATCGAGGTCAACACTAACGGCATACGATTCGCCGAGGACATCGAGTTCCTGCAGACGATCAAGGACGCCGGTGTAGACTCGCTTTACTTCTCTTTCGACGGATTGCACGGCGACATATACAAACAGACCTGCGGCCGTGACATATTAGCTCAGAAGCTCAAGTGCATCGAGAACTGCGAGAAGGTGGGCATGGGCATCACCCTGGTGTGCGTGGTCTCCCCTAACATCAATCTGGACCGGGTCGGGGAGGTCATCAACTTCGCCAAATCAAAGGTCCCGACCATCAAGGGGGTGCACTTCCAACCGATATCGTACTTCGGGCGCTTCCCCATCTCTCCCAAGGACGAGGACCGGGTCACCATACCCGATCTGTTGAAGGCCATTGAAGAACAGACCAACGGTGAGCTTACGGTGGACAGTTTCGTTCCCACGTCCTGCTCCAACGTCCACTGTGACGCCAAGTCGATGTCGGTGGTCATGGAGGATGGTTCGCTCTTCCCCCTTACCAGCAGGGCATTAGGTCCTCCCAAGGATACCAAAGCTATCGCCACCAAGACCAGAACGGAGATCTCCGATCTGTGGCGCTTCATCGAGGATTCGCTGAAGATCGAAGAAGAGGGTGAGGAGGTCAACGAGTGGGGGTCCTTCGTGGACCGGGCCAAGACCAATTATCTGACGGTGAGCACCATGGCCTTCCAGGATGCTTGGACCTCAGAGACGGAGCGTTTCCGTAACTGTTGCATTCACACCGTGACACCGGATGGAAAGCTGATACCGTTCTGCTTGTTCAATATCAACTCGCAGGAAGGCAAGACCCTTTACCGTCATGAGATGTGGTCAAAGTTCAGTGAAAAGTAA